The Roseovarius indicus genome has a segment encoding these proteins:
- a CDS encoding ASKHA domain-containing protein, with translation MTTDPLVVFTPSGKRGRFPVGTPVLTAARQLGVDLDSVCGGRGICSKCQITPGYGEFSKHGITVADDALSEWNKVEERYDQKRGLKPGRRLGCQAQILRDVVIDVPPESQVHKQVVRKAASARVIEMDPATKLYLVDVDEPDMHEPTGDLERLARSLKREWGIEAIRADVTLLSKLQPVLRKGKFQVTVALHKSHQDDVARVLDIWPGLHESGLYGLAIDLGSTTIAAHLTDLVTGEVKASSGIMNPQIRFGEDLMSRVSYSMMNPGGDKEMTKAVRDAINTLAGEIAKEAEIEPHLIFETVFVCNPVMHHLLLGIDPVELGQAPFALATSDSMTLEARDLDLTAINPRARTYILPCIAGHVGADCAAVALSEEPGKSEDLALIVDVGTNAEILLGDRSRVLACSSPTGPAFEGAQISSGQRAAPGAIEAIRIDPETKEPRFRVIGCDKWSDEDGFAEETAVTGITGICGSGIIEAVAELRMAGLMDESGLIGSAEMTGTPRCIPEGRTHSYLIHDATAEGGPRITVTQGDIRAIQLAKSALYAGARLLMDQRGVDKVDRVVLAGAFGAHISPKHAMVLGMIPDVPLDKVTSAGNAAGTGARIALCNIGARAEIEQTVRQITKVETAIEPKFQDHFVAANAIPHKTDPFPELKKIAPLPQVSFNLGGGDSGGEGRRRRRRG, from the coding sequence ATGACCACCGATCCCCTCGTCGTCTTCACCCCCTCCGGCAAGCGTGGCCGGTTCCCCGTGGGCACCCCGGTCCTGACCGCCGCCCGGCAGCTGGGGGTCGATCTCGACTCGGTCTGCGGCGGCCGCGGCATCTGCTCGAAATGCCAGATCACGCCGGGCTATGGCGAGTTCTCCAAGCACGGCATCACCGTGGCCGACGACGCGCTCTCGGAATGGAACAAGGTCGAGGAACGCTATGACCAGAAGCGGGGCTTGAAACCCGGCCGCCGCCTCGGCTGCCAGGCCCAGATCCTGCGCGACGTGGTGATCGACGTGCCGCCCGAAAGCCAGGTGCACAAACAGGTCGTGCGCAAGGCCGCCTCGGCCCGCGTGATCGAGATGGACCCGGCCACCAAGCTCTACCTCGTCGACGTGGACGAGCCCGACATGCACGAACCCACCGGCGATCTCGAACGCCTCGCCCGCTCCCTCAAGCGCGAATGGGGGATCGAGGCGATCCGCGCCGATGTCACCCTGCTGTCGAAACTCCAGCCCGTGCTGCGCAAGGGCAAGTTCCAGGTCACCGTGGCTCTGCACAAATCCCACCAGGATGATGTCGCCCGCGTGCTCGACATCTGGCCCGGCCTGCACGAATCCGGCCTCTACGGCCTCGCCATCGACCTGGGCTCCACCACAATCGCCGCCCACCTGACCGATCTGGTCACGGGCGAGGTCAAGGCCTCCTCCGGCATCATGAACCCCCAGATCCGCTTCGGCGAAGACCTGATGAGCCGGGTCAGCTATTCCATGATGAACCCCGGCGGCGACAAGGAAATGACCAAGGCGGTGCGCGACGCCATCAACACGCTCGCCGGCGAGATTGCCAAGGAAGCCGAGATCGAGCCGCACCTCATTTTCGAAACCGTCTTCGTCTGCAACCCGGTCATGCACCACCTGCTCCTCGGTATCGACCCGGTCGAGCTGGGGCAGGCGCCCTTCGCGCTCGCAACCTCCGACAGCATGACGCTCGAGGCGCGCGATCTCGACCTGACCGCCATCAACCCCCGCGCCCGCACCTACATCCTGCCCTGCATCGCGGGCCACGTGGGGGCCGACTGTGCCGCCGTGGCGCTGTCGGAAGAGCCCGGCAAGTCCGAAGACCTCGCCCTCATCGTCGACGTGGGCACCAATGCCGAGATCCTGCTGGGCGACCGCTCCCGCGTGCTGGCCTGCTCCTCGCCCACGGGCCCGGCCTTCGAGGGCGCACAGATCTCCTCCGGCCAGCGCGCCGCGCCGGGCGCGATCGAGGCGATCCGCATCGACCCCGAAACCAAGGAACCCCGCTTCCGCGTCATCGGCTGCGACAAGTGGTCGGATGAGGACGGCTTCGCCGAGGAAACCGCCGTCACCGGCATCACCGGCATCTGCGGCTCGGGCATCATCGAGGCGGTGGCGGAACTGCGCATGGCCGGGCTGATGGACGAGTCGGGCCTCATCGGCTCGGCCGAGATGACCGGCACCCCGCGCTGCATCCCCGAGGGGCGCACCCATTCCTACCTCATCCACGACGCCACCGCCGAGGGCGGCCCGCGCATCACCGTCACGCAAGGAGACATCCGCGCCATCCAGCTGGCCAAGTCGGCGCTTTACGCCGGCGCGCGGCTTCTCATGGATCAGCGCGGCGTCGACAAGGTCGACCGCGTCGTGCTCGCCGGGGCCTTCGGGGCGCATATCTCGCCGAAACACGCCATGGTGCTCGGCATGATCCCCGACGTGCCGCTCGACAAGGTCACCTCCGCCGGCAACGCCGCCGGCACCGGCGCCCGCATCGCGCTCTGCAATATCGGCGCCCGGGCCGAGATCGAACAGACCGTCCGCCAGATCACCAAGGTCGAAACCGCCATCGAACCCAAGTTCCAGGATCACTTCGTCGCGGCCAACGCCATCCCCCACAAGACCGACCCGTTCCCCGAGCTGAAGAAAATCGCCCCCCTGCCGCAGGTCAGCTTCAACCTCGGCGGCGGCGACAGCGGCGGCGAAGGCCGGCGGCGGCGTCGGCGGGGGTAA
- the aroA gene encoding 3-phosphoshikimate 1-carboxyvinyltransferase, with translation MSGHGTPIRMSSHASTGLSGEAAIPGDKSISHRALILGALAVGETTVTGLLEGEDVLDTAKAMRAMGAEITRDEDGTWHIHGVGTGGFAEPEQVIDCGNSGTGVRLIMGAMASSPITATFTGDASLNKRPMARVTDPLALFGAQAVGRSGGRLPMTIVGARDPLPVRYEVPVPSAQVKSAVLLAGLNAPGETVVIEREATRDHSERMLAGFGATISTDVTNEGRIITLQGQPELKPQSIAVPRDPSSAAFPVCAALITEGSDILVPNIGLNPTRAGLFTTLREMGADLTYENQREEGGEPVADLRARFSPNLKGISVPPDRAASMIDEYPVLSVVAAFAEGKTEMHGVKELRVKESDRIDAMATGLRACGVTVDEGEDWLTVTGLGHGNVPGGATCASHLDHRIAMSFLVLGLATQKPVAVDDGGPIATSFPVFEPLMKALGANIRRD, from the coding sequence ATGTCCGGCCACGGCACCCCCATCCGCATGTCCTCCCACGCCTCCACCGGCCTTTCGGGCGAAGCCGCCATCCCCGGCGACAAGTCGATCTCCCACAGGGCCCTGATCCTCGGCGCGCTGGCGGTGGGCGAGACCACCGTCACCGGCCTGCTGGAAGGCGAAGACGTGCTCGACACGGCCAAGGCCATGCGCGCCATGGGGGCCGAGATCACCCGCGACGAGGACGGCACCTGGCACATCCACGGCGTGGGCACCGGCGGCTTCGCCGAGCCCGAACAGGTCATCGACTGCGGCAATTCCGGCACCGGCGTCCGCCTCATCATGGGTGCGATGGCCTCCTCGCCCATCACCGCCACCTTCACCGGCGACGCCAGCCTCAACAAGCGCCCGATGGCCCGCGTCACCGATCCGCTCGCCCTCTTCGGGGCTCAGGCCGTCGGCCGTTCCGGCGGCCGTCTGCCCATGACCATCGTCGGCGCACGCGACCCGCTGCCGGTGCGCTACGAGGTGCCGGTGCCCTCGGCACAGGTGAAATCCGCAGTGCTGCTGGCCGGCCTCAACGCCCCCGGCGAAACCGTGGTGATCGAGCGCGAGGCGACCCGCGACCATTCCGAACGCATGCTGGCGGGCTTCGGCGCCACCATCTCGACGGACGTCACCAACGAAGGCCGCATCATCACCCTGCAAGGCCAGCCCGAGCTCAAACCGCAATCCATCGCCGTCCCGCGCGACCCCAGCTCCGCCGCCTTCCCGGTCTGCGCCGCGCTGATCACCGAGGGCTCCGACATCCTCGTGCCGAATATCGGCCTCAACCCCACCCGCGCTGGCCTCTTCACCACCCTGCGCGAGATGGGCGCCGACCTCACCTACGAGAACCAGCGCGAGGAAGGCGGCGAACCCGTGGCCGACCTCCGCGCCCGCTTCTCGCCCAACCTCAAGGGCATCTCCGTCCCCCCCGACCGCGCCGCCAGCATGATCGACGAATACCCCGTCCTCTCGGTCGTCGCCGCCTTCGCCGAGGGCAAAACCGAGATGCACGGCGTCAAGGAACTCCGCGTCAAGGAAAGCGACCGGATCGACGCCATGGCCACCGGCCTGCGCGCCTGCGGCGTCACCGTCGACGAGGGCGAAGACTGGTTGACGGTTACCGGCCTCGGCCACGGCAACGTCCCCGGCGGCGCCACCTGCGCAAGCCATCTCGACCACCGCATCGCCATGTCCTTCCTCGTCCTCGGCCTTGCCACGCAAAAGCCCGTCGCGGTCGATGACGGCGGCCCCATCGCCACCTCCTTCCCGGTCTTCGAGCCGCTGATGAAAGCCCTCGGCGCCAACATCCGCCGCGACTGA
- a CDS encoding tRNA-binding protein codes for MADEISFDDFLKVDIRVGRVIRAEPFPEARKPAIKMWIDFGPEIGERKTSAQVTKHYTPESLTGRQVMGVVNFPPRQIGPFMSEVLVLGAADAEGGIVLIAPDQEVAEGERMH; via the coding sequence ATGGCTGACGAAATCAGTTTCGACGACTTCCTCAAGGTCGATATCCGCGTCGGCCGCGTGATCCGCGCCGAACCCTTCCCCGAGGCCCGCAAGCCCGCCATCAAGATGTGGATCGATTTCGGCCCCGAGATCGGCGAACGCAAGACCTCGGCGCAGGTGACCAAGCACTACACCCCCGAAAGCCTGACAGGCCGTCAGGTCATGGGCGTCGTCAACTTCCCGCCCCGCCAGATCGGGCCGTTCATGTCCGAGGTGCTGGTGCTCGGCGCGGCGGATGCAGAGGGCGGCATCGTCCTCATCGCCCCCGACCAGGAAGTCGCCGAAGGGGAGCGGATGCACTGA
- a CDS encoding 2-hydroxyacid dehydrogenase: MRVLFTTRLPDAVIERAEQHFDVEVREDTRPLKIGQMRAALTLYDGVLPTLGDFFTADAFEGAEGSRCKVLANFGVGYNHIDVAAARAAGLMVTNTPGAVTDATADIALTLMLMTARRAGEGERLLRAGKWTGWTPTQLLGLHVTGKTVGIIGMGRIGQAIARRCHYGFGMNVVYFNRSPKDVDIEARQVETLQELASLSDFVVTAVPGGGENTYLVGEELFAAMQPHARFINIARGDVVDEDALIEALQTGQIGGAGLDVYEHEPKVPEALTKMENVALLPHLGTAALEVRERMGFVAVDNLVAALNGETPPNLVN, translated from the coding sequence ATGCGGGTGCTCTTCACCACACGCCTTCCCGATGCGGTCATCGAACGGGCCGAACAGCATTTCGACGTCGAGGTGCGCGAGGATACGCGGCCGCTGAAGATCGGCCAGATGCGCGCCGCGCTGACGCTCTATGACGGCGTCCTGCCCACGCTGGGCGATTTCTTCACCGCGGATGCCTTCGAAGGCGCCGAGGGGTCTCGCTGCAAGGTGCTGGCCAATTTCGGCGTCGGCTACAACCATATCGACGTGGCCGCCGCCCGCGCCGCCGGGCTGATGGTCACCAACACCCCCGGCGCCGTCACCGACGCCACCGCCGACATCGCGCTCACCCTGATGCTGATGACCGCCCGCCGCGCGGGCGAGGGCGAGCGCCTGCTGCGCGCCGGCAAGTGGACGGGCTGGACCCCCACGCAACTCCTCGGCCTGCATGTCACCGGCAAGACCGTGGGCATCATCGGCATGGGCCGCATCGGTCAGGCCATCGCCCGACGCTGTCACTATGGGTTCGGGATGAACGTGGTTTACTTCAACAGATCGCCCAAGGATGTGGATATCGAGGCGCGGCAGGTTGAAACTCTGCAAGAGCTGGCTTCTCTTTCCGATTTCGTCGTCACCGCCGTGCCGGGCGGGGGCGAGAACACCTACCTCGTCGGCGAAGAACTCTTCGCCGCCATGCAGCCCCATGCCCGCTTCATCAACATCGCCCGCGGCGACGTGGTCGACGAGGACGCGCTGATCGAAGCGCTGCAAACCGGCCAGATCGGCGGCGCCGGGCTCGATGTCTATGAGCACGAGCCGAAAGTGCCCGAGGCGCTGACGAAGATGGAGAACGTCGCCCTCCTGCCGCATCTGGGCACCGCCGCGCTGGAAGTGCGCGAGCGGATGGGCTTCGTCGCCGTCGACAACCTCGTCGCTGCGCTCAACGGGGAAACCCCGCCGAACCTCGTCAACTGA
- a CDS encoding accessory factor UbiK family protein — protein MQTRNKVFDDISQLMTNAMGVAQGAREEAETAMKSMIDRWLADRDFVTREEFDAVRAMAQKAREENEALKARIEALEK, from the coding sequence ATGCAGACCCGCAACAAGGTATTCGACGACATCTCGCAGCTGATGACCAACGCCATGGGCGTGGCCCAGGGCGCGCGGGAAGAGGCCGAGACGGCGATGAAGTCGATGATCGACCGCTGGCTCGCCGACCGCGATTTCGTCACACGCGAGGAATTCGACGCCGTCCGCGCCATGGCCCAGAAGGCCCGCGAGGAAAACGAGGCGCTGAAGGCGCGCATCGAGGCGCTGGAGAAGTAA
- a CDS encoding thymidine kinase has product MAKLYFHYSTMNAGKSTLLLQAAYNYQERGMETFLMTAQVDNRAGRATIASRIGIGQTAATFGPETDLFEVLRARLDEGPVACAFIDESQFLTQRQVWQLARAVDDLKVPVMCYGLRVDFRGELFPGSAALLALADEMREVRTICHCGKKATMVARQDAEGRVLTEGDQVQIGGNETYVSLCRRHWREAVGDGA; this is encoded by the coding sequence ATGGCCAAGCTCTATTTCCACTACTCGACGATGAACGCGGGCAAGTCAACGCTGCTTCTGCAGGCGGCGTACAACTACCAGGAACGGGGGATGGAGACCTTCCTGATGACCGCGCAGGTGGACAACCGGGCGGGGCGCGCCACCATCGCCTCGCGCATCGGGATCGGGCAGACGGCGGCGACGTTCGGGCCGGAGACGGACCTGTTCGAAGTGTTGCGGGCGCGGCTGGACGAGGGCCCGGTGGCCTGTGCCTTCATCGACGAGTCGCAGTTCCTGACCCAGCGCCAGGTGTGGCAGCTGGCCCGCGCGGTGGACGACCTGAAAGTGCCGGTGATGTGCTACGGGCTACGGGTGGATTTCCGGGGCGAGCTGTTTCCCGGCTCGGCCGCGCTTTTGGCGCTGGCGGACGAGATGCGCGAGGTGCGCACGATCTGCCATTGCGGGAAGAAGGCCACCATGGTGGCGCGGCAGGATGCCGAGGGCCGGGTGCTGACCGAGGGCGACCAGGTGCAGATCGGCGGCAACGAAACCTACGTCAGCCTCTGCCGGCGACACTGGCGCGAGGCGGTTGGCGACGGGGCCTGA
- a CDS encoding RidA family protein, which produces MSDITRHHTGQRMSQIVTHNGTIYLAGQVGEKGDSVADQTRSCLSKVEKLLAEAGSDTTRILQCTIWLADMADFAEMNEVWDAWVPEGHAPARACGEAKLAHPELKVEFLITAAG; this is translated from the coding sequence ATGTCCGATATCACCCGCCATCACACCGGCCAGCGCATGAGCCAGATCGTCACCCATAACGGCACCATCTACCTGGCCGGGCAGGTGGGCGAGAAGGGCGACAGCGTCGCCGACCAGACCCGTTCGTGCCTGTCGAAGGTCGAGAAACTGCTGGCCGAGGCCGGCTCCGACACCACCCGCATCCTGCAATGCACCATCTGGCTCGCCGACATGGCCGATTTCGCCGAGATGAACGAGGTCTGGGATGCTTGGGTGCCCGAGGGCCACGCCCCCGCCCGCGCCTGCGGCGAAGCCAAGCTCGCCCATCCCGAGCTCAAGGTCGAGTTCCTGATCACCGCGGCAGGCTGA
- a CDS encoding bestrophin-like domain — protein MIETLLKVSTGLGALAFVVVTIALSLASYFLTRAVFSLRRDRGETDLANSIVVRVSALHALILALVFAQEIVNVRDISTAASREAVLVGDTFYDLRRYDDEGTLDIRTHVAEYTRAVLYEEWPSLASEKALSETAWAAWEAAYSGILSLEPANDRQDVLKDLMVSQVRELSGLRRQRENAGLAGVHTLFLIAAVAGVALTSAAFYTYAPKPQNLFLISIFSLYTGLVIFFIFAFADPYDPPAQVKPIGLERIYGGEIRALAPPPD, from the coding sequence TTGATCGAAACACTGCTGAAAGTCTCGACGGGGCTCGGGGCGCTGGCCTTCGTGGTGGTCACCATTGCCCTGTCGCTGGCCTCGTATTTCCTGACCCGGGCCGTCTTCTCCCTCCGCCGCGACCGGGGCGAGACCGATCTCGCCAATTCCATCGTCGTCCGCGTCAGCGCGTTGCACGCCCTGATCCTCGCCCTTGTTTTCGCACAGGAAATCGTCAACGTCCGCGACATCTCCACCGCCGCCTCGCGCGAAGCGGTGCTGGTCGGCGACACGTTCTATGACCTGCGCCGCTATGATGACGAGGGCACGCTCGACATCCGCACCCACGTGGCCGAATACACCCGCGCGGTGCTCTACGAGGAATGGCCGTCTCTCGCCTCTGAAAAGGCCCTGTCGGAAACCGCCTGGGCCGCGTGGGAGGCCGCGTATTCCGGCATCCTCTCGCTCGAGCCCGCTAACGACCGGCAGGACGTCCTGAAAGACCTGATGGTCAGCCAGGTCCGCGAGCTCTCGGGCCTGCGCCGCCAGCGCGAGAATGCCGGGCTCGCAGGCGTTCACACCCTCTTCCTCATTGCCGCGGTCGCCGGTGTCGCGCTGACGTCGGCCGCCTTCTACACCTATGCGCCCAAGCCGCAGAACCTTTTCCTGATATCGATCTTCTCGCTCTATACCGGGCTGGTGATCTTCTTCATCTTCGCCTTCGCCGACCCGTATGATCCGCCCGCACAGGTCAAACCGATCGGCTTAGAACGCATATACGGAGGCGAAATCCGGGCGCTGGCGCCGCCGCCGGATTAG
- a CDS encoding beta-ketoacyl-ACP synthase III, producing the protein MFKPAITGTGVFTPNQTITNEELVDAFNAYADKFNAENAEAISAGELEAKPHSSTGFIFSASGIEQRYVMDKTGVLDPAVMHPHLRPRSNEEPGIMAEMALDACGKALAQSGRSAEEVDLIICAASNHERPYPAIAIEIQQLLGAGGFAFDMNVACSSATFGIQAAADMIRAGSVRCAIVVSPEICSGHLEWRDRDCHFIFGDVCTAMVLERAEDAKGPHFLVHSTRCATQFSNNIRNNNGFLRRTREHHMDDRRDMLFVQEGRKVFKEVLPLVSKHIADHMAEEGVAADRLKRLWLHQANKTMNDFIGKKVMGRTPEPEEQPNILQDYANTSSAGSIIAFSKYSDDLQPGDAGLICSFGAGYSVGSVLVERA; encoded by the coding sequence ATGTTCAAACCTGCCATCACGGGCACCGGGGTCTTCACCCCGAACCAGACCATCACCAACGAAGAGCTGGTCGACGCGTTCAACGCCTATGCCGACAAATTCAACGCCGAGAATGCCGAGGCCATCTCGGCCGGCGAGCTGGAGGCCAAGCCGCATTCCTCGACCGGTTTCATCTTCTCGGCCTCGGGTATCGAACAGCGTTACGTGATGGACAAGACCGGCGTGCTCGACCCGGCCGTCATGCACCCCCACCTGCGCCCCCGCTCGAACGAGGAGCCGGGGATCATGGCCGAAATGGCGCTCGACGCCTGCGGCAAGGCGCTGGCGCAATCGGGCCGCTCGGCGGAAGAGGTCGACCTCATCATCTGCGCCGCCTCGAACCACGAACGGCCCTATCCGGCCATCGCCATCGAGATTCAGCAACTCCTGGGCGCTGGCGGTTTCGCTTTTGATATGAACGTCGCCTGTTCCTCGGCCACCTTCGGCATTCAGGCGGCGGCCGACATGATCCGCGCGGGCTCCGTCCGCTGCGCCATCGTTGTCAGCCCGGAAATCTGCTCGGGCCACCTCGAATGGCGCGACCGCGACTGTCACTTCATCTTCGGCGATGTCTGCACCGCGATGGTGCTGGAGCGGGCCGAGGATGCGAAAGGCCCGCATTTCCTCGTGCATTCCACCCGCTGCGCCACGCAATTCTCGAACAACATCCGCAACAACAACGGCTTCCTCCGCCGCACCCGCGAGCATCACATGGACGACCGGCGCGACATGCTCTTCGTTCAGGAAGGCCGCAAGGTGTTCAAGGAAGTCCTGCCGCTGGTGTCGAAACACATCGCCGACCACATGGCCGAGGAGGGCGTTGCCGCCGACCGGCTCAAACGGCTCTGGCTGCACCAGGCCAACAAGACCATGAACGATTTCATCGGCAAGAAGGTCATGGGCCGTACCCCGGAACCGGAAGAACAGCCCAACATCCTGCAGGATTACGCCAACACCTCCTCGGCGGGCTCGATCATCGCGTTCTCGAAATACTCGGACGACCTCCAGCCAGGCGATGCCGGGCTGATCTGCTCCTTCGGGGCAGGGTACTCGGTGGGCTCGGTCCTGGTGGAACGGGCCTGA
- a CDS encoding YbjN domain-containing protein, translating to MALSEQFLSEDLHPIDIVEHLAEHHDWDFDRIGDDQIAMAVEGQWRTYSVTLAWSAYDETLRMVCTFEMEPPEDKLPVLYQTLNEVNDQCWAGAFTYWAEQKLMVYRYGLVMAGAPSVCPEQVDTLINAAVLSAERFYPAFQLVIWGDRTPRDAMQVAIAEAYGTA from the coding sequence ATGGCACTTTCCGAGCAGTTTCTGAGTGAAGATCTTCACCCCATCGATATCGTCGAGCATCTCGCCGAGCATCACGACTGGGATTTCGACCGGATCGGAGACGATCAGATCGCCATGGCCGTCGAAGGCCAGTGGCGCACCTATTCGGTCACCCTCGCATGGTCCGCCTATGACGAGACCCTGCGCATGGTCTGCACCTTCGAGATGGAGCCGCCGGAAGACAAGCTTCCCGTGCTGTATCAGACCCTCAACGAGGTCAACGACCAATGCTGGGCCGGCGCCTTTACCTATTGGGCCGAACAGAAGCTGATGGTCTACCGCTACGGCCTCGTGATGGCCGGCGCGCCCAGCGTCTGCCCCGAACAGGTCGACACGCTGATCAACGCGGCCGTCCTCAGCGCCGAGCGCTTCTACCCGGCCTTCCAGCTGGTCATCTGGGGCGACCGTACCCCGCGCGACGCCATGCAGGTGGCCATCGCCGAGGCCTACGGCACCGCCTGA
- the proC gene encoding pyrroline-5-carboxylate reductase, producing the protein MTMDNVARNGLVLLGCGKMGSAMLAGWLKRGLPPESVWVIDPKPSDWLQSTGVTINGDLPEQPAIVLVAVKPQMMGDALPAIAAMGGGKTLFVSVAAGTPISSFEAALGDDSPIIRAMPNTPAAVGRGITAIIGNSHTTPAHLDTAEELLTAVGQVVRLDSEDQMDAVTGVSGSGPAYVFHMIECLAKAGEAQGLSPDLAMQLAQATVAGAGALAEEAEETPDQLRVNVTSPNGTTQAGLEVLMDEETGLPPLMAKTVAAATDRSKELRNG; encoded by the coding sequence ATGACCATGGACAATGTGGCCCGCAACGGGCTCGTGCTTCTGGGCTGCGGCAAGATGGGCTCGGCCATGCTGGCGGGCTGGCTCAAGCGGGGCCTGCCGCCCGAAAGCGTCTGGGTGATCGACCCGAAACCCTCGGACTGGCTGCAATCCACGGGCGTCACCATCAATGGCGACCTGCCCGAACAGCCCGCCATCGTGCTTGTCGCCGTCAAACCCCAGATGATGGGCGACGCGCTGCCCGCCATCGCCGCCATGGGCGGAGGCAAGACGCTCTTCGTCTCCGTCGCCGCCGGCACGCCGATTTCCTCATTCGAGGCGGCGCTGGGCGATGACAGCCCGATCATCCGCGCCATGCCCAACACACCCGCCGCCGTGGGCCGGGGCATCACCGCCATCATCGGCAACAGCCACACCACGCCCGCGCATCTCGACACCGCCGAGGAACTGCTGACCGCCGTGGGGCAGGTGGTGCGGCTGGACAGCGAAGACCAGATGGATGCCGTGACCGGCGTCTCGGGCTCCGGCCCGGCCTATGTGTTCCACATGATCGAATGCCTGGCCAAGGCCGGCGAGGCTCAGGGTTTGTCGCCAGACCTCGCCATGCAACTCGCCCAGGCCACCGTCGCCGGGGCAGGGGCGCTGGCCGAAGAGGCCGAGGAAACTCCCGATCAGCTGCGCGTCAACGTCACCAGCCCCAACGGCACCACCCAGGCCGGGCTCGAGGTGCTGATGGACGAGGAAACCGGCCTTCCCCCGCTGATGGCGAAAACCGTGGCCGCCGCCACAGACCGCTCGAAAGAACTCCGCAATGGCTGA
- a CDS encoding dimethylarginine dimethylaminohydrolase family protein yields MRHFHIADECAPLRHVVMGRGAGYHRDGARVEVVNETHRHTLARYGHPTEAQVVAEFTTFRTALEGAGVTVHIPDLAPETVQDQTCPRDIGFVIGDTFVTAAMRNASRTQEIRGLDRLLASFTGPRLSVPSGITLEGGDVIIAGPDIFVGVGQRSDPEGAAFLRREFGDIYSIHPVPTRPLSQGEDVLHLDCAFQPLGLGHALIYPAGLDTIPAAMRTHFDWIEVTRDEAAALSTNVLSLAPDHLIARDHPACARVNAALREAGYRVEELPFDAVPSTGGSFRCATLPLARG; encoded by the coding sequence TTGCGGCATTTCCACATCGCAGATGAATGCGCGCCCCTTCGCCACGTGGTGATGGGGCGCGGCGCGGGCTATCACCGTGATGGCGCCCGCGTCGAGGTGGTCAACGAAACCCACCGCCACACGCTCGCCCGTTACGGCCATCCCACCGAGGCACAGGTCGTGGCCGAGTTCACCACCTTCCGCACCGCGCTGGAAGGGGCGGGCGTCACCGTCCACATCCCCGATCTCGCCCCCGAGACCGTGCAGGACCAGACCTGCCCCCGCGACATCGGCTTCGTCATCGGCGACACCTTCGTCACCGCCGCCATGCGCAACGCCAGCCGCACCCAGGAAATCCGCGGGCTCGACCGCCTCCTCGCCAGCTTCACCGGCCCCCGCCTTTCCGTGCCCTCGGGCATCACCCTCGAAGGCGGCGACGTGATCATCGCCGGCCCCGACATCTTCGTGGGTGTGGGCCAGCGCAGCGACCCCGAAGGCGCGGCCTTCCTCCGCCGGGAATTCGGCGATATCTACTCCATCCACCCGGTCCCCACCCGGCCTCTCTCGCAGGGCGAAGACGTCCTCCACCTCGACTGCGCCTTCCAGCCCCTCGGCCTGGGTCACGCCCTCATCTACCCCGCCGGGCTCGACACCATCCCCGCCGCCATGCGCACCCATTTCGACTGGATCGAGGTCACCCGCGACGAAGCCGCCGCGCTCTCCACCAACGTCCTCTCCCTCGCCCCCGATCACCTCATCGCCCGCGATCACCCGGCCTGCGCCCGCGTCAACGCCGCCCTGCGCGAGGCGGGCTACCGCGTCGAGGAACTCCCATTCGACGCCGTCCCCTCCACCGGCGGCTCGTTTCGCTGCGCCACCCTGCCGCTCGCCCGCGGCTGA